A stretch of the Nematostella vectensis chromosome 1, jaNemVect1.1, whole genome shotgun sequence genome encodes the following:
- the LOC5517425 gene encoding neurogenic locus notch homolog protein 2 produces MLTTTLNHRESYTCFLHIVVVNADCSSAPCQNGGTCTVVSGGYSCACLPGFTGNDCENGQYFEYERLGCYKDAATSAIASLEGVDPILDGAPNVRTHAKRKCALVAVNRGYTVFAVQDGGKCFSADDAHLTYFKYGTSSSCVDGKGGVLANDVYVLGAKCGNFIQNDIMRKSSNLFQASSFKDGLRGIPVVGQSFAWCPTSVDSNPYLQIDAGKKIYLTSVTIQGKAGGYTDSFPSQVCMQTFESGAYKDVNRNYTSSLVKIYYAYIL; encoded by the exons ATGTTAACTACTACCTTGAATCATAGAGAATCTTACACTTGTTTTCTTCACATTGTAGTTGTTAATGCAGATTGCTCTAGCGCTCCCTGTCAAAATGGTGGAACTTGCACAGTTGTTTCTGGTGGGTACAGCTGCGCATGTCTGCCAGGATTTACCGGTAACGATTGTGAAAACG GACAATATTTCGAATACGAAAGACTAGGATGCTATAAAGATGCAGCTACCTCAGCCATAGCTAGCCTTGAGGGAGTAGACCCGATTTTAGACGGCGCCCCCAATGTTCGAACTCACGCCAAACGCAAATGCGCCTTAGTCGCTGTAAACAGAGGCTACACAGTATTCGCTGTACAGGACGGCGGAAAGTGTTTTTCTGCAGACGACGCGCATTTGACCTACTTCAAGTACggcacatcatcatcatgcgTGGATGGCAAAGGTGGAGTCCTGGCCAACGATGTCTACGTCCTGGGGG CGAAATGTGGGAATTTCATTCAGAACGACATTATGCGAAAATCATCAAACCTATTCCAAGCCTCTTCGTTCAAGGATGGATTACGGGGCATACCTGTTGTGGGTCAGAGTTTTGCTTGGTGTCCTACAAGTGTTGATTCTAATCCTTACCTGCAAATCGATGCTG GCAAAAAGATATATCTTACCTCAGTCACGATCCAAGGCAAGGCCGGAGGATACACCGACTCCTTCCCATCACAAGTCTGCATGCAGACATTTGAGTCGGGGGCGTACAAGGATGTCAATAGAAATTATACTTCTAGCTTGGTAAAAATTTATTATGCATATATATTGTAG